CAGGTGAAATGCGAGGTGCTGGGCAGCGGTGGTGTCGGGTGTCCCTGCATACAGCGGCAGGAAGGCTGCCGAGGTGGGTACCCGGATCGGGCTGCCGGCGATGGCGTCGAGGGAGAAGTAGAGGCCTTCACCGTCGTCCCACAGCCGCCCAAAGGCCTGGGTGCCTTGACGAATCCATCCGTCCAATTCCTCGGTGGGCTTGCCGAGCTCGATGGCAAGCGCCCGGAGGTCCTGGTTGGCCTGGTGGAGCAGGGCGTTGAACCCGACGTCGACGACCCGAAAGGGTGATTCGAAGTAGAGGCGGCTCGGGTCGTATCGAAGGTCCCTGAAGCGAACGACCAGCGAAAGGTATCGCCGGTATTCGTCGTCGGAGGGCCGCTCTGAGGAATGGACGTGGGAAGTGTCCTTCCTACGGGCAGGGAGTTCGGCGGGAAGGACCCGCCCCAGCGGCTCGTCCCAGGCCGCACTGTTGTCCATCCCGGATTCCCACGGGTGCAGGATGCTGACCAGACCCGTGCCTTCAGGGTCCCGAGCCCGGTACAGCCAGCGGTGGTAAGCCATGAGCTTTGGAAACAGTTCCTCGGCTGCGTTCCTGGCGAGTTCGCGGTCACGAGCCTGCCGGTAGAGAATCAACGTGGCCGTAGCAAGGACGGGGGGCTGCGTGATGCCAGACGTAGGGGGCACAGTGTGGGTTTGCCACACATCCGGACCCGGGAAGTAATTGGGGTCCGGCCGGTGGAAGACGATGTGCGGAAGAAAGCCGTCGGGCCACTGCCCCTTGAACGCCGAGAAAAGCTCCTGCCACGCACGCCCCTCCGATACCTGGCCCCAGCCCAGGGCGATGAACCCCGCATCCCACAGCCACTGATACGGATACAGGTCCGCCGAGGGAACGGTGAAGTCTCCGCGGCCGTTGGCCTTGAGGGTCTCGATGGCTTCCTCCACGAGGTTCACGCTTCGCCACCCTGTTGAGAAAGGCTTTGCCCCGTCTTCGGGTCCATCCAGCGCACCCGTGCCGGGTCGAGCCGGGCCCAGACGATGTCGCCCGGCGCGATGGCCAGGCCTTCCGGCACGGTGACCTTGAGCCTCTGGCCGTTCCACTTAAGGGTGAGGAGAAGATGGGATCCGAGCGGCTCCACGACGAGCACGCTGGATTCCAGCGCGTCCGGAGCGGGCGCTGTCTCGACCTTCATATCCTCCGGCCGTATACCGAGAAGCACTTGATCGCGGGGAAAGCTTCCGGCGACTGGAAGCCGCAGGTGCCCGACGTCGGCAAAGGTTTTTCCATCCCGCCTGACCACGCTCACCTGAAGGAAGTTCATCGGGGGGCTGCCGATGAATCCGCCGACGAAGGTGTTGACGGGTTCCCGGTAGACCTTCAGCGGGCTGTCGTACTGGACAATGCGCCCGGCCTGCATCACCGCAATCCTGTCCGCAAGGCTCATGGCTTCTACCTGATCGTGGGTCACGTAGAGCGTGGTCGTCCGGAGCTCCTGCAGGAGGCGCTTCAACTCCGCTCGCATCTCCAACCGCAAGAGCGCATCGAGGTTGGAGAGCGGCTCGTCCATCAGCAGCACCTCTGGCTCCACGGCCAGGGCCCGCGCCATGGCCACGCGCTGGCGCTGGCCGCCCGAAAGTTGCCCGGGGTAGCGGCTCAGGAGTTCGTGGATATGCATCAGGGCGGCGACGCGCTCCACCTTTTGCTTGATCTCCGCCATCGGGCGTCTGCGCATGCGCAAGCCGAAGGCAATGTTCTCGAAGACGTTCATGTGCGGGAAGATGGCGTAGTTTTGAAAGACCATCGCGATACCTCGATGCCGTGGGGCGAGCCGGGTGACGTCCCGCTCACCGATGCGGACCCGTCCGGCGTCCGGCGTTTCAAGCCCTGCGATAATCCGAAGGAGGGTGGTCTTACCGCATCCGGAAGGGCCCAGAAGCACGACGAACTCCCGGTCGCGCACTTCCAGATGCACGCCGTCGAGAGCCCGGACGCGCCCGAAGCTCTTGCCCACGGCATCAACTCGGATCCCGGCCATCGGTCGACCTCCCTAGCGGCTGGCGATACCCCACAGGGTGAAGAGGTATCGCCGGACGGCAAACATGAAGACAAGCGCTGGCAAGATCAGAAGGAACCCCCCGGTGAAGCGGAAGGGCAGCGGAGCATCACCCAGCACGGCCAGCAGGAATGCGGGCAGGGTACGTTCTCGGAGCGTGAGGATACTGGCCGCAAATACCTCGTTCCACGAGGTGACGAAGGCAAAGATACCCGTTGCTGCCAGTCCGGGAAGGGCCAGGGGCATGACGATTCTCCCGAAAGCCTGTAGCCGGCTGCAGCCCAACGTCCAGGCCGCCTCTTCGAGTTCCCGGGGAATGCCGACGAAGAGGCTCGCGCTGACCAGAACGGCAAAAGGCAGGGCCAGGGCGGTGTGTACGAGCGCCACGGCAAGGGGGGTATCATACATCCCGAGCCGTATGAAGCGCACGGCCAGCGGAATCGACAGGATCACGATGGGAAAGGCACGCGTCAGCAGGATGGCGAGCCGGTACGCGTTCTGCCCGGTGAATCGGTACCGAGCCAGGGCATACCCGGCCGGGGCGCCCAGCAGCAGCGAAAGCAGCACGGTGATGCCCGCCACGACCAGGCTCTTGCGCGTCGCTTTCCAGACGCCTTCGACGGAGAAGAAAAAGCGCACGGTGTCCGCCGAGAACTCGCCGGGCCAGAAGTTCTTGGGCCACGCGTACACCGACTGGCGCACCGACACCGAAGGGACGGCGATCAGGTAGATGGGCAGGAGCACCCACGCGCTCAGGAGCACCACGGCCAGCACGAGGCCGACGCGCCGGATCATGATGTCGTCACCTCTGGCTTGACTTGAACGAGCCGCAGGTACATCCACGTTGCGGCCAGCGAGAGGCCGAGAATGAGAACGGCGTAGGCGGCTGCCACCCCCGGCACCTGGTAAGCTGCGTACCAGTTGTAGGCCTCACCGGCGAGCACGGGCAAGTTGCGGCCGGTCAGCGTCAGCACGACCGCGAAGACTTCGAAGGCCAACACCGTTCGCAGGATGAGAGCGGTCTGGAGGCTTGGCTTCAATAGCGGAAGCGTCACCCGCCTGAACCGCTGCCAGGCCGTTGCGCCGAAAACCTCGGCAGCCTCCGCATACTCCTTTGGGATGAGCTGCAGCCCGGCGACGAGGATCACGAGGACAATGGCGGTCGCGCGCCACACCTCGGCGACGGCCACGGAGACGAACAGCCCCAGGGGATTCTCGTAGCTGAGCCACAGACGTGGGGTGTCGATGAGCCCGAGGGCGTGCAACAGACTGTTGAGATAGCCCCGTTCCGTGAAGATGCTGAGCCAGACGATGCCGGCGGCCAGGTCTGAGATACCCAGGGGAATCGACCATATGTAAAGGAGAACGTCCCGGCCCTGGCGGACTCCTCCCAGGAGAAGCGCCATCGCCAGGGCCAGGACGACCTGGATGGGCACCACGACGGCAGTGAGAAGCAGGGTGTTACGGGCGGCATCACCGAAGTAGAGGTCGGATGCCATGCGTCGGAAGTTTTCCAGCGACCACCCCGCCTCTCCCGCCCGCAGAGCGAGCCAGAAAGCCTCTGCAAGTGGCATTGCGAAGAAAAACGCCAGGAATACGATGCTCGGCAACAAGAGCAGGTAGGGAAGGTATCGCTCGCTCCGCATGGTGCTGCCATCTTCCCTCCCGGGATGCCCTTTACTACCTTACAGACCTTACAGAACCGGGCAGGCTCCCGTGCTGGGCTCATCCGGGGGCCAGCAAGGGGCTTTGGCTTCCGCCATGATCCGCCGCATCTTCTCGGCCTGCTGGTCAAGAACTCGCCGCACGTCTTCGCGGCGCAGCACAATCCGCGCAAACGTGTCCACGAAGACGCGGTTGAACTCGCCGTCGCGGACCCCCAGTCCCACGGGCAGCAGGCTGGGAACGGCATTGGGTGACGCCGACTGCTTGGCGACGGCCTCTGCGGCCAGCTTGACGCCGGCGGGCAGATCGGCGGGCATGGCTACCTGGATGACCGGGAAAAACCCGCCGATCTCCCGAAGGATGGCCAGCTGCACATCGGGGCGCGTCAGGTACTCGATGACCGACGCTGCTCCTTCGGGGTTCGGGGCGCTCTTGACGATGCCAAGCCCGGTCAAGACGGGCATGAACCCGCGCCCTTTGGGGCCGATAGGGGCAGGGAAGGCGACGAAGTCCTGCGGGCGTTCGCGCAGTGCGTTGATCAGGCGCGCCGTGTGGTCCCAGGCCACCCACACCTCTCCGGCCAGGAGCGGTTCCTGCATGAACTCGTAGCTGGTGGACTGTGGGTTGACGTAAGCCCAGAGTTCGGTGAACTCCTTCCACATAGCCTCGGCTTCCTGGCTTCGAAAGTGCGTTACGGTGCTCTTCACGTAGGACGGGTACAGGTAGCCCTGGAAGAACCGGTGCATGAGCCCTTTAGGCCCTGCAGGAAAGCCAAGGAGCCGGCGGCCCGTTGCCTTCAGCAGGTTCTCGCCCCAA
The genomic region above belongs to Bacillota bacterium and contains:
- a CDS encoding sugar ABC transporter permease, whose translation is MRSERYLPYLLLLPSIVFLAFFFAMPLAEAFWLALRAGEAGWSLENFRRMASDLYFGDAARNTLLLTAVVVPIQVVLALAMALLLGGVRQGRDVLLYIWSIPLGISDLAAGIVWLSIFTERGYLNSLLHALGLIDTPRLWLSYENPLGLFVSVAVAEVWRATAIVLVILVAGLQLIPKEYAEAAEVFGATAWQRFRRVTLPLLKPSLQTALILRTVLAFEVFAVVLTLTGRNLPVLAGEAYNWYAAYQVPGVAAAYAVLILGLSLAATWMYLRLVQVKPEVTTS
- a CDS encoding ABC transporter ATP-binding protein, which codes for MAGIRVDAVGKSFGRVRALDGVHLEVRDREFVVLLGPSGCGKTTLLRIIAGLETPDAGRVRIGERDVTRLAPRHRGIAMVFQNYAIFPHMNVFENIAFGLRMRRRPMAEIKQKVERVAALMHIHELLSRYPGQLSGGQRQRVAMARALAVEPEVLLMDEPLSNLDALLRLEMRAELKRLLQELRTTTLYVTHDQVEAMSLADRIAVMQAGRIVQYDSPLKVYREPVNTFVGGFIGSPPMNFLQVSVVRRDGKTFADVGHLRLPVAGSFPRDQVLLGIRPEDMKVETAPAPDALESSVLVVEPLGSHLLLTLKWNGQRLKVTVPEGLAIAPGDIVWARLDPARVRWMDPKTGQSLSQQGGEA
- a CDS encoding trehalase family glycosidase, which codes for MNLVEEAIETLKANGRGDFTVPSADLYPYQWLWDAGFIALGWGQVSEGRAWQELFSAFKGQWPDGFLPHIVFHRPDPNYFPGPDVWQTHTVPPTSGITQPPVLATATLILYRQARDRELARNAAEELFPKLMAYHRWLYRARDPEGTGLVSILHPWESGMDNSAAWDEPLGRVLPAELPARRKDTSHVHSSERPSDDEYRRYLSLVVRFRDLRYDPSRLYFESPFRVVDVGFNALLHQANQDLRALAIELGKPTEELDGWIRQGTQAFGRLWDDGEGLYFSLDAIAGSPIRVPTSAAFLPLYAGTPDTTAAQHLAFHL
- a CDS encoding carbohydrate ABC transporter permease — translated: MIRRVGLVLAVVLLSAWVLLPIYLIAVPSVSVRQSVYAWPKNFWPGEFSADTVRFFFSVEGVWKATRKSLVVAGITVLLSLLLGAPAGYALARYRFTGQNAYRLAILLTRAFPIVILSIPLAVRFIRLGMYDTPLAVALVHTALALPFAVLVSASLFVGIPRELEEAAWTLGCSRLQAFGRIVMPLALPGLAATGIFAFVTSWNEVFAASILTLRERTLPAFLLAVLGDAPLPFRFTGGFLLILPALVFMFAVRRYLFTLWGIASR
- a CDS encoding ABC transporter substrate-binding protein — its product is MRQGWIVALASVMLVMLVTAVPPASASQSSVLFLSTQLRPIEEAEKMRQSILAGYPGHVEFIPVEPVPFADRVLAETRAGRVMISLVGGVHGDFPALVNAGALQPADDVLSRLADRGFVPAYVELGKLGTPYQQYIPWMQATYIMVASREALKYLPPGANLDSLTYGQLKAWGENLLKATGRRLLGFPAGPKGLMHRFFQGYLYPSYVKSTVTHFRSQEAEAMWKEFTELWAYVNPQSTSYEFMQEPLLAGEVWVAWDHTARLINALRERPQDFVAFPAPIGPKGRGFMPVLTGLGIVKSAPNPEGAASVIEYLTRPDVQLAILREIGGFFPVIQVAMPADLPAGVKLAAEAVAKQSASPNAVPSLLPVGLGVRDGEFNRVFVDTFARIVLRREDVRRVLDQQAEKMRRIMAEAKAPCWPPDEPSTGACPVL